The Flavobacteriales bacterium genome contains a region encoding:
- a CDS encoding LptF/LptG family permease, translating into MQKLDWYIIKKFLGTFFFSISLILLIVVVFDISEKIDDFIEKDAPLKGIIFDYYLNFIPYFGNLFSPLFTFVAVIFFTSKMANNTEVISILSSGISFNRFLRPFMLSAGFLAVLSFTLSNFIIPPANSERLEFENTYIKNPYKNRDKDIHMQIKPGQFIYMQSYNTKRNIGYKFSMEEFENNELQEKLFCNYIKWNETTENWTVHNYFIRKIDHLNEEIIEGDTLVLTINLHPNDFNVRRSMVETMNMFQLNHYIKEERMKGSKNLVFHIIEQQKRFAYPFATLILTIVAVAMASRKVRGGIGLHLGLGLLISFAYILFMQVSTTFATNGDLSPVIAVWIPNLLFASLGLYLLKKAPK; encoded by the coding sequence ATGCAAAAGTTAGATTGGTATATTATAAAAAAGTTTTTGGGGACGTTTTTCTTCTCTATATCACTGATATTACTGATTGTTGTAGTATTTGACATCTCCGAAAAGATTGATGATTTTATAGAAAAAGATGCGCCACTCAAGGGGATTATTTTCGACTATTACCTCAATTTTATCCCCTACTTCGGTAACCTTTTCAGTCCTTTATTCACTTTTGTCGCTGTCATCTTTTTCACTTCTAAAATGGCTAATAATACAGAAGTCATCTCCATTTTAAGCAGTGGCATAAGCTTCAATAGATTTTTACGACCTTTTATGTTATCTGCTGGATTTTTAGCTGTCCTATCATTCACACTTAGCAACTTCATAATACCACCTGCCAATAGTGAACGCTTAGAATTTGAAAACACCTATATAAAAAACCCTTACAAAAACAGAGATAAGGATATACATATGCAAATAAAACCTGGTCAGTTTATCTACATGCAATCTTATAACACCAAACGAAACATTGGCTATAAATTTTCAATGGAAGAATTTGAGAATAACGAACTCCAAGAAAAGCTGTTTTGCAATTATATCAAATGGAATGAAACTACAGAAAATTGGACGGTGCACAACTATTTCATTCGTAAAATAGACCATTTAAATGAAGAAATAATCGAAGGCGACACCCTAGTTTTAACGATTAATCTGCACCCTAATGATTTTAACGTCAGGCGAAGTATGGTAGAAACTATGAATATGTTTCAGCTTAACCATTATATCAAGGAAGAACGGATGAAAGGCTCTAAAAATTTAGTTTTTCATATCATCGAGCAACAAAAACGTTTTGCTTATCCCTTTGCAACTCTCATACTTACCATTGTTGCTGTGGCTATGGCATCACGAAAAGTTAGAGGAGGAATTGGTTTGCATCTAGGGCTAGGGCTACTCATTAGCTTTGCTTACATACTTTTTATGCAAGTTTCTACAACATTTGCAACTAATGGTGACTTATCTCCTGTCATTGCCGTATGGATTCCCAATTTGCTGTTTGCCAGTTTAGGACTTTACCTACTCAAAAAAGCACCTAAATAG
- the mazG gene encoding nucleoside triphosphate pyrophosphohydrolase yields the protein MDARLVAFERLLNIMDDLRAKCPWDMKQTTDSLRYLTLEEVYELSDAIVDGDMQEIKKELGDIMLHLVFYSKIASETNTFDITDVLNGVCEKLIHRHPHIYGDVEVADEAEVKANWEKLKLKEGKTSVLEGVPKSLPAMVKSIRIQEKARGVGFDWDDKQQVWDKVQEELMELKAEVDKGDEQKTTEEFGDLLFSLINYARFVNVNPEDALEKTNKKFIQRFQYMEKQIKSKGQELSDLTLKEMDVYWNEAKTI from the coding sequence ATGGACGCACGGCTTGTAGCTTTTGAAAGATTATTGAATATAATGGACGATTTAAGGGCTAAATGCCCTTGGGATATGAAGCAAACTACTGATAGTTTACGTTACTTAACCTTAGAGGAGGTCTATGAATTGTCTGATGCCATAGTCGATGGTGATATGCAAGAAATAAAGAAAGAATTGGGAGACATTATGTTACATCTTGTTTTTTATTCTAAGATAGCTTCTGAAACAAATACCTTCGATATTACAGATGTGCTTAATGGTGTTTGTGAAAAGTTGATTCATCGTCATCCTCACATATATGGAGACGTTGAAGTAGCCGATGAGGCAGAGGTGAAAGCCAATTGGGAAAAGTTAAAACTAAAAGAAGGTAAGACTTCTGTTCTAGAAGGGGTGCCTAAGTCTTTACCAGCTATGGTAAAGTCTATTCGAATTCAAGAAAAAGCTCGTGGTGTTGGTTTCGATTGGGACGATAAACAACAAGTGTGGGATAAGGTTCAAGAGGAATTAATGGAACTAAAAGCCGAAGTGGATAAAGGCGATGAGCAGAAGACTACCGAGGAATTTGGTGACTTACTTTTTTCACTTATTAATTATGCTCGATTTGTGAATGTAAACCCTGAGGATGCATTAGAAAAAACTAACAAAAAGTTTATTCAACGCTTTCAATACATGGAAAAACAAATAAAATCTAAAGGACAAGAGCTATCAGATTTAACTTTGAAAGAGATGGATGTGTATTGGAACGAGGCTAAAACTATTTAG
- a CDS encoding membrane or secreted protein: MKVVLLAIALLAIGFAGIAIKILVKKDGKFSGTCASNSPFLNKEGENCGFCGASPDEMCKKEEVAS; encoded by the coding sequence ATGAAAGTCGTTTTATTAGCAATAGCATTATTAGCTATAGGTTTTGCAGGAATAGCCATTAAGATACTCGTCAAGAAAGACGGTAAATTTTCTGGTACTTGTGCTAGTAACAGCCCATTCCTTAACAAAGAAGGAGAAAATTGTGGATTTTGTGGTGCTAGCCCTGACGAAATGTGCAAAAAAGAAGAAGTGGCTAGTTAG
- a CDS encoding FAD:protein FMN transferase gives MRYLFFIVCLFFGCKGLDSSRSLIHNVGFAQGTSYSIKYMSSEDYHHEIDSLLTVIDHSLSTYNTNSLLSQLNSGDTSLLLDTHFVRVFKASQHISSLSNGLFDCTVAPLVEAWGFGPNDGQEVDSLHIATLLQQVGYQDLWLKGDSLLSNPQQKTMDFNALAQGYTVDVIAELLDSHLVSDYLIELGGELRAKGYNSRNKKWRVGIDKPSNEIDVNDRFQIILNLHNKSLATSGNYRNFYEKDGQIYSHTINPKTAYPVQHSLLSATVIADDCMTADAYATTFMVMGVEQTKDFLSKHPNLEAFLIFTNADKSWENWSTEGFKSLVTN, from the coding sequence ATGAGATACTTGTTTTTTATTGTTTGTTTATTTTTTGGCTGTAAAGGACTAGATAGCTCTAGAAGCTTGATTCATAATGTTGGTTTTGCTCAAGGTACTTCATACAGTATCAAATACATGAGTTCAGAGGATTATCATCATGAAATAGACAGTCTTCTTACGGTTATTGATCATTCATTATCTACTTACAATACCAATTCATTATTAAGTCAATTGAATTCAGGTGATACTAGTTTGTTGTTAGACACCCATTTTGTACGTGTTTTTAAAGCCTCTCAGCATATTTCTTCACTCAGCAATGGATTATTTGATTGTACTGTAGCACCATTAGTTGAGGCTTGGGGTTTTGGTCCTAATGACGGACAAGAGGTCGATTCTTTACACATAGCCACTTTATTACAACAGGTTGGTTATCAGGATTTATGGCTTAAAGGAGATAGCTTACTTTCTAATCCTCAACAAAAAACTATGGATTTTAATGCTCTTGCTCAAGGTTATACAGTAGATGTCATTGCTGAGCTTTTGGATTCACATTTAGTTTCGGACTATCTAATTGAATTGGGTGGAGAACTCAGAGCAAAAGGATATAATTCTAGAAACAAAAAATGGAGAGTAGGTATAGACAAACCTTCTAATGAGATTGATGTAAACGACCGCTTTCAAATAATATTAAACCTTCACAATAAATCGTTAGCAACTTCTGGTAATTACAGAAACTTTTACGAAAAAGATGGTCAGATATATTCTCATACTATTAACCCTAAAACAGCTTATCCTGTTCAGCATTCTCTATTAAGTGCTACTGTAATTGCAGACGATTGTATGACGGCAGATGCTTATGCCACTACTTTTATGGTTATGGGAGTGGAGCAGACTAAAGACTTTTTAAGTAAACACCCCAATTTAGAGGCTTTTTTGATATTTACTAATGCTGATAAAAGCTGGGAGAATTGGTCTACAGAAGGTTTTAAATCACTAGTGACTAACTAG
- a CDS encoding DUF1801 domain-containing protein produces MKIDAISVDDYFDKIPEERKDIMNKIRAIINANLPNGFEECLGYGMPSWVVPHSIYPHGYHVSPQLPLPFMSIASQKNFIGLYHMGIYADSKLFKWWTEEYAKHCKRKLDMGKSCVRLKYLDEIPYDLIAELCKKISVKDWINTYENSLKR; encoded by the coding sequence ATGAAAATTGATGCAATTTCAGTAGATGATTATTTTGATAAAATTCCTGAAGAAAGGAAGGATATAATGAATAAAATAAGAGCCATTATTAATGCCAATCTTCCTAATGGTTTTGAAGAATGTTTGGGCTATGGAATGCCTAGTTGGGTAGTGCCTCATTCTATATATCCTCATGGATATCATGTTAGCCCTCAGCTACCATTACCTTTTATGAGTATAGCCTCACAAAAAAACTTTATTGGACTATATCACATGGGAATATACGCCGACTCAAAATTATTTAAATGGTGGACAGAAGAATATGCTAAGCATTGTAAAAGGAAGCTAGATATGGGGAAAAGTTGTGTTAGACTTAAGTATTTAGATGAAATACCTTATGATTTAATTGCCGAACTATGTAAAAAAATAAGTGTTAAGGATTGGATTAACACCTATGAAAATAGTTTAAAGAGGTAG
- a CDS encoding alkylphosphonate utilization protein, whose translation MDVNDCNGNSLSNGDSVIVIKTLDVKGSPLVIKKGTKVKNIRLTDDANEVDCKVNGTRVVLKTMYLKKK comes from the coding sequence ATGGATGTAAATGATTGTAATGGTAATTCTTTATCTAATGGTGACTCAGTCATTGTTATTAAAACTCTTGACGTCAAAGGTTCTCCTTTAGTCATAAAAAAGGGCACTAAAGTCAAAAACATCCGTTTGACAGATGATGCTAACGAAGTTGATTGTAAAGTGAATGGCACACGAGTGGTACTTAAAACAATGTATCTTAAAAAGAAATAG
- a CDS encoding NADH:ubiquinone reductase (Na(+)-transporting) subunit F, with product MIILSTTTIVSSIAIFLLVIFALVGILLFAKAKLMPSGKVKITINGEKEIEVDGGSTLLNTLSNEGIFLPSACGGGGTCIQCTCQVHNGGGGILPTEEPHFSKKEIADNYRLGCQVKVKEDMEISIPEEVFGVKKWEATVVSNYNVASFIKEFIVEIPEDMPYEAGGYIQIEIPDCEINYADMDITAHPDEHDEAEKFKLEWDKFGLWSLKMKNDEEVVRAYSMASYPAEGRRVMLNVRVATPPWDRAKNTWADVNPGVASSYIFSRKAGDKVTISGPYGEFFINNSEAEMLYIGGGAGMAPMRSHLYELFKTLKTGRKVSYWYGGRSKRELFYLDHFYSLEKEFSNFNFEIVLSEPLEEDNWTPKKDLDDKEGDGFVGFVHQAVIDQYLTKHEAPEDIELYFCGPPLMNQAVLKMADDWGIPDENVRFDDFGG from the coding sequence ATGATAATATTAAGTACAACAACAATAGTTTCAAGTATAGCCATTTTTTTATTGGTAATTTTCGCCTTGGTAGGTATTCTTTTATTTGCCAAAGCCAAGCTGATGCCATCTGGTAAAGTTAAAATTACCATCAATGGAGAAAAAGAAATAGAAGTCGATGGAGGTTCTACTTTACTTAACACCTTAAGTAATGAAGGTATATTCTTACCGTCTGCTTGTGGTGGTGGTGGTACCTGTATTCAATGTACTTGCCAAGTGCATAATGGTGGTGGTGGTATCTTACCTACTGAAGAACCACACTTCTCTAAAAAAGAAATTGCAGACAACTACCGTTTAGGATGTCAGGTTAAGGTAAAAGAGGATATGGAAATATCTATTCCTGAAGAAGTTTTTGGTGTAAAAAAATGGGAAGCCACAGTTGTTTCTAACTATAATGTTGCTTCTTTCATTAAGGAGTTTATTGTAGAAATTCCTGAGGATATGCCCTACGAAGCAGGTGGATACATACAGATTGAAATTCCTGATTGTGAAATCAATTATGCCGATATGGACATTACGGCACATCCTGATGAACACGATGAGGCAGAAAAATTCAAATTGGAGTGGGATAAATTCGGTTTATGGTCACTTAAGATGAAGAATGATGAAGAAGTGGTTCGAGCATACTCTATGGCCTCTTATCCTGCTGAAGGTAGACGTGTTATGCTAAACGTTCGTGTTGCCACACCACCTTGGGACAGAGCAAAAAATACATGGGCTGACGTAAATCCAGGTGTAGCGTCTTCTTACATCTTTAGCAGAAAAGCTGGAGATAAGGTTACTATTTCAGGGCCTTACGGTGAATTTTTTATCAATAATTCTGAAGCGGAGATGCTATATATCGGTGGTGGTGCAGGAATGGCACCAATGCGTTCACACCTTTATGAGTTATTCAAAACTTTGAAGACTGGTAGAAAAGTAAGTTATTGGTACGGCGGTAGGTCAAAGAGAGAGTTATTCTACTTGGACCACTTTTATAGCTTAGAAAAAGAATTTTCAAACTTTAATTTTGAAATTGTTTTGTCTGAGCCATTAGAAGAAGATAATTGGACGCCTAAGAAAGATTTAGACGATAAGGAGGGTGATGGTTTTGTTGGTTTTGTACACCAAGCTGTAATTGATCAATACCTAACCAAACATGAAGCACCTGAAGATATAGAATTATATTTCTGTGGTCCACCACTTATGAACCAAGCTGTTTTAAAGATGGCTGATGATTGGGGTATTCCTGATGAGAATGTCCGTTTTGATGATTTCGGTGGATAA
- the nqrE gene encoding NADH:ubiquinone reductase (Na(+)-transporting) subunit E, giving the protein MQELANIFIKSIFIDNMIFAYFLGMCSYLAVSKTVKTSVGMGFAVIFVLGFTIPINYLLENFILKQGALVWLSESFVDVDLSFLSFIMFIAIIASMVQLVEMIVEKFSPALYGSLGIFLPLIAVNCAILGGSLFMQERAYTSIVEATVFGLGSGIGWFLAIVAIAAIREKIRYSHVPAPLRGLGITFIITGLMGIAFMSFMGIKL; this is encoded by the coding sequence ATGCAAGAATTAGCAAATATATTTATCAAGTCGATATTCATTGACAATATGATATTCGCCTACTTTTTAGGGATGTGTTCCTATTTGGCAGTATCCAAAACAGTAAAAACATCAGTTGGTATGGGCTTTGCCGTCATCTTTGTGTTGGGCTTTACCATTCCTATCAACTATTTATTAGAAAATTTCATTTTGAAACAAGGGGCTTTGGTTTGGCTTAGCGAATCTTTCGTTGATGTAGACCTAAGCTTTTTGAGTTTCATTATGTTCATTGCCATCATTGCTTCTATGGTTCAATTAGTAGAAATGATTGTAGAGAAGTTTTCTCCTGCTTTATATGGCTCTTTAGGTATTTTCCTGCCACTTATAGCCGTTAACTGTGCTATTTTGGGTGGTTCATTATTTATGCAAGAAAGAGCATATACCAGTATTGTAGAAGCTACAGTATTTGGTCTAGGTTCTGGAATTGGTTGGTTTTTAGCTATTGTAGCTATTGCCGCTATCCGTGAAAAAATACGTTATTCTCATGTACCTGCTCCATTAAGAGGTCTAGGTATCACCTTTATTATTACAGGTCTTATGGGTATTGCGTTTATGAGCTTTATGGGAATCAAATTATAA
- a CDS encoding NADH:ubiquinone reductase (Na(+)-transporting) subunit D produces MSDKKEALFSKKNRKLLIDPLNDNNPVTTQVLGICSALAITVQLKPAIVMAISVLVVLSVANVLVSFMRNLIPSRIRIIVQLVVIAALVILVDQVLKAFVYDVSKELSVFVGLIITNCIIMGRLEAFALGNRPWKSFLDGLGNAFGYGWILIVVAFFRELLGAGTLFGYPVLEKMGLYEMGYENNGMMILPPMALITVGIIIWIQRMKNRDLIES; encoded by the coding sequence ATGAGCGATAAAAAAGAAGCTTTGTTTTCTAAGAAAAATAGAAAACTATTAATAGATCCTTTGAACGACAATAACCCTGTTACTACTCAAGTATTGGGTATTTGTTCTGCTTTAGCAATTACGGTTCAGTTGAAACCAGCTATTGTAATGGCTATTTCTGTTTTGGTGGTGCTATCAGTTGCCAATGTGTTGGTATCTTTTATGAGAAATTTAATTCCATCAAGAATTAGAATTATTGTACAGTTAGTAGTAATTGCTGCTCTAGTAATTTTAGTTGACCAAGTGCTTAAAGCCTTTGTTTACGATGTAAGTAAGGAACTGTCCGTATTTGTTGGACTTATCATTACCAATTGTATAATTATGGGTCGTCTTGAAGCATTTGCTTTAGGAAACCGTCCTTGGAAATCATTTTTAGATGGTTTAGGTAACGCCTTTGGTTATGGTTGGATACTAATTGTCGTAGCATTCTTTAGAGAGTTGCTAGGTGCTGGTACACTATTTGGTTATCCAGTACTTGAAAAAATGGGACTTTACGAAATGGGTTACGAAAACAATGGTATGATGATTTTACCTCCTATGGCACTTATTACAGTAGGTATAATTATCTGGATACAAAGAATGAAAAACAGAGATTTAATCGAATCTTAA
- the nqrC gene encoding NADH:ubiquinone reductase (Na(+)-transporting) subunit C → MDVNKNSYTFGFAAIMVVLVATLLSAAAISLKPFQDKNIESEKKQNILSTVGIEVSREDAAAAYEKNIVNTYVLNNKGEEVEGDAFTVDLGVELKKSADQQLLPVFESQQDGEKIYILPMRGKGLWGPIWGFVALKEDMSTISGAVFDHKSETPGLGAEISLGWFQEPFIGKTIFEGTELVSINVVKGGAKEDDMHAVDGISGGTITSDGVTDMLAERFGQYLAFFNKKMSEMIELPTDSLVVDSTMAFNLNTIQ, encoded by the coding sequence ATGGATGTAAATAAAAATTCCTACACTTTTGGTTTTGCTGCAATAATGGTTGTCTTGGTAGCTACTTTGCTATCTGCTGCTGCTATTAGCCTAAAACCATTTCAAGACAAAAATATAGAGTCGGAAAAGAAACAGAATATACTTTCTACAGTTGGTATCGAAGTTAGTCGTGAAGATGCGGCAGCCGCTTACGAGAAAAACATCGTCAATACCTATGTTCTTAATAACAAAGGAGAAGAAGTAGAAGGAGACGCTTTTACGGTTGATTTGGGAGTTGAACTCAAAAAGTCAGCCGATCAACAATTGCTTCCTGTTTTCGAAAGTCAACAAGATGGTGAAAAGATTTATATTCTTCCAATGAGAGGTAAAGGTTTATGGGGTCCAATCTGGGGTTTTGTAGCTCTTAAAGAAGATATGAGTACTATTTCTGGTGCGGTCTTTGATCATAAATCAGAAACTCCAGGTTTAGGGGCGGAAATTTCATTAGGTTGGTTTCAAGAGCCGTTTATTGGAAAAACAATTTTTGAAGGAACGGAGTTAGTTTCTATCAATGTTGTCAAGGGTGGTGCTAAAGAAGATGATATGCACGCTGTTGATGGTATTTCAGGTGGTACAATAACTTCTGACGGTGTAACTGATATGTTAGCTGAGCGTTTTGGTCAGTATTTAGCATTCTTCAATAAAAAAATGTCTGAAATGATAGAATTGCCAACAGACTCTTTAGTAGTAGATAGTACAATGGCATTTAATTTAAATACTATACAATAA
- a CDS encoding NADH:ubiquinone reductase (Na(+)-transporting) subunit B has translation MKLFKNLLGSVKPHFEKGGKLEKLYPAYDAFETFLFVPDHTTHKGAHVRDAIDLKRTMFMVIVALIPCLLFGMWNVGYQYHLAIGETATLVENFIFGFWKFLPLIIVSYAVGLAVEFAFAIYRGHSVNEGYLVTGLLIPLTMPIDVPLWMLAISVIFAVVIGKEVFGGTGMNILNPALTARAFLFFAYPIYMSGDKVWVHNAMVDGHSGSTILGELAASANWQSLSFNPFDMMMGTIPGSVGETSFIAIMIGALILIATGIGSWRIILSTFVGGFVMATLFNMWGANELMATPAEIHLIIGSFAFGAVFMATDPVTGSQTNRGKYIYGFLIGVFAIVIRVFNPAYPEGMMLAILLMNIFAPLVDHFVIQGNIKRRLKRANA, from the coding sequence ATGAAATTATTTAAAAATTTATTGGGTTCGGTAAAACCTCACTTTGAAAAAGGTGGAAAACTTGAAAAATTGTATCCTGCATACGATGCTTTTGAGACCTTTTTGTTTGTGCCAGATCATACTACTCACAAGGGTGCTCACGTAAGAGATGCTATTGATTTGAAACGTACCATGTTTATGGTTATAGTAGCCTTAATTCCATGTTTATTATTCGGGATGTGGAATGTTGGTTATCAATACCACCTTGCTATTGGAGAGACTGCTACATTAGTTGAGAATTTTATTTTCGGATTTTGGAAGTTTTTACCCCTCATTATTGTTTCCTATGCAGTAGGATTAGCTGTTGAATTTGCTTTCGCTATTTATCGTGGTCACTCTGTAAACGAAGGATATTTGGTAACAGGATTATTAATTCCTCTTACTATGCCAATTGATGTACCATTGTGGATGTTAGCCATTTCAGTCATCTTCGCTGTTGTAATAGGAAAGGAAGTGTTTGGTGGTACAGGTATGAATATTTTAAACCCAGCACTTACTGCCAGAGCGTTTTTATTCTTTGCCTATCCTATATATATGTCGGGTGATAAAGTATGGGTACACAACGCTATGGTTGATGGTCACTCGGGTTCTACTATCTTAGGAGAGTTAGCAGCATCTGCTAATTGGCAATCCCTATCGTTCAATCCTTTTGATATGATGATGGGAACTATTCCTGGTTCAGTAGGAGAGACTTCATTCATTGCTATTATGATAGGAGCTCTTATACTTATAGCTACAGGTATTGGGAGTTGGAGAATTATCCTTTCTACCTTTGTTGGAGGTTTTGTTATGGCAACACTATTTAATATGTGGGGTGCAAACGAATTGATGGCAACACCTGCTGAGATTCACTTAATCATTGGAAGTTTTGCTTTTGGTGCTGTATTTATGGCAACAGACCCTGTGACAGGTTCACAAACGAATAGAGGAAAATATATATACGGATTTCTAATCGGTGTATTTGCCATAGTTATTCGTGTATTTAACCCAGCATACCCTGAGGGAATGATGTTGGCAATTCTATTAATGAACATCTTTGCACCATTAGTAGATCATTTCGTTATTCAAGGAAATATTAAAAGAAGATTAAAACGAGCTAACGCTTAA
- a CDS encoding Na(+)-translocating NADH-quinone reductase subunit A, which yields MSKDIRLKKGLNINLQGEADKVYASIPRSQNFSIKPTDFHALTPKMVVKEGDKVKAGTCLFFDKYDERIRFSSPVSGEVTEIVRGAKRRIMEVKIAADSEVSYESFSLDAKASREQVIKGLLDSGVWPFIRQKPFDTIANPSDNPKAIFISTFDTAPLAPDNDFVLHGLDKEFQVGIEVIKKLTDGKVHLNVDGNTNPSKVFTDCKGVEINKISGSHPAGNVGVQVHHIDPINKGDVVWYLYPQDVLTIARLFTDGKYDVSRIVALTGSQVERPRYYRTISGASISNMISENSIKDGSNRFISGNVLTGTQISADGCIGFYDSQITVIPEGNEQEFLGWIAPGLQKFSMSKSYFSWLTPAKKYNLNTNYNGEERAYVVTGQYEKVLPMDIYPMQLVKACMIEDIDAMEQLGIYEVSAEDMALCEFVCTSKMEVQSIIREGLDLVKKECS from the coding sequence ATGTCAAAAGATATCAGATTAAAAAAAGGCCTTAATATCAACCTACAAGGGGAGGCCGATAAAGTTTACGCCAGTATTCCTCGATCTCAAAATTTTAGTATTAAACCAACAGACTTTCACGCTCTGACACCCAAAATGGTTGTTAAAGAGGGTGATAAAGTCAAAGCTGGTACGTGCTTGTTCTTCGATAAGTATGACGAACGCATTCGTTTTTCATCGCCTGTTAGTGGTGAAGTGACAGAAATTGTTCGTGGTGCTAAGCGTAGAATTATGGAGGTTAAAATTGCTGCCGATTCAGAAGTTAGTTATGAAAGTTTTTCTCTAGACGCTAAGGCCTCTAGAGAGCAAGTTATTAAAGGCTTATTGGATAGTGGCGTTTGGCCATTTATTCGTCAAAAGCCATTTGATACGATTGCTAACCCTTCGGACAATCCTAAAGCCATATTTATTTCTACATTTGATACTGCTCCTTTAGCACCAGATAACGATTTCGTTTTACATGGTTTAGACAAGGAGTTCCAAGTAGGAATAGAGGTTATTAAGAAATTGACAGACGGTAAGGTACACCTCAATGTTGATGGTAATACCAATCCATCCAAAGTATTTACGGATTGTAAAGGAGTGGAAATCAACAAAATTTCTGGCTCTCACCCAGCAGGTAATGTTGGTGTGCAAGTTCATCACATAGACCCTATTAACAAAGGCGATGTGGTGTGGTATTTGTATCCACAAGATGTTTTGACTATTGCACGTTTGTTTACTGATGGCAAATACGATGTATCTCGCATTGTTGCTTTGACTGGTTCACAAGTTGAAAGACCACGTTATTACAGAACAATTTCTGGCGCATCTATCTCCAATATGATATCTGAAAATTCTATTAAAGATGGTAGCAACCGATTTATTAGTGGCAATGTGCTTACTGGTACTCAAATTTCTGCTGACGGTTGTATTGGCTTTTACGATTCTCAGATTACTGTAATTCCAGAGGGTAATGAGCAAGAATTTTTAGGTTGGATTGCTCCAGGTTTACAAAAATTCTCGATGTCTAAGTCGTATTTTTCGTGGTTAACACCAGCTAAGAAATACAATTTGAATACAAACTACAATGGTGAAGAAAGAGCTTATGTAGTTACGGGGCAGTACGAAAAAGTCTTGCCTATGGATATTTATCCTATGCAGCTTGTCAAAGCGTGCATGATTGAAGATATCGATGCTATGGAGCAATTGGGTATCTATGAAGTGTCTGCAGAAGACATGGCACTTTGCGAATTTGTATGTACTTCTAAAATGGAAGTTCAAAGCATTATTCGTGAAGGCTTAGATTTGGTTAAAAAAGAATGTAGTTAG